A region of Paenimyroides aestuarii DNA encodes the following proteins:
- a CDS encoding DUF58 domain-containing protein, whose product METKEILKKVRRIEIKTRRLSDHIFSGEYHTSFKGKGMSFAEVRQYQYGDDIRAIDWNVTARYNEPFVKVFEEERELTLMLMVDISGSQDFGSTDDFKRDVVTEIAATLAFSATTNNDKIGLILFSDQIELFIPPKKGKSHILRIIRELIQFQPKSNKTNISQAFEYLSKVLKKKAIVFVLSDFMTKDYEKILRIAAKRHDITGIKVTDQRENDLNNVGYVLMQDAETGESLYVNTGDAQLRKAYRDHYQDLEDYFTKTFTRSGAGIIKTGTHESYVKKLLAYFKAR is encoded by the coding sequence ATGGAAACAAAAGAAATATTAAAAAAGGTTCGACGCATTGAAATAAAAACCCGAAGGTTAAGCGACCATATTTTTTCGGGCGAATACCACACGTCTTTCAAAGGCAAAGGAATGTCGTTTGCAGAAGTGCGCCAATACCAATATGGCGACGATATCCGTGCGATTGATTGGAATGTTACTGCGCGCTACAATGAACCTTTTGTAAAGGTTTTTGAAGAAGAACGCGAGTTAACACTAATGTTGATGGTGGATATCAGCGGTTCGCAAGACTTTGGTTCAACCGATGATTTTAAACGCGATGTTGTTACCGAAATTGCCGCAACATTAGCTTTTTCGGCAACTACAAATAATGATAAAATTGGTTTGATTTTGTTTTCGGATCAAATTGAACTATTCATTCCACCAAAAAAAGGAAAATCGCACATTTTAAGAATCATTCGCGAGCTGATTCAATTCCAACCCAAAAGCAACAAAACCAATATTTCGCAAGCGTTTGAATATCTTTCTAAAGTATTAAAGAAAAAAGCAATTGTATTTGTTTTGTCTGACTTTATGACGAAAGATTACGAAAAAATTTTGCGCATTGCTGCAAAACGCCACGATATTACAGGTATTAAAGTAACAGACCAGCGCGAAAACGATTTAAACAATGTGGGATATGTTTTAATGCAAGATGCCGAAACAGGCGAAAGTTTATATGTAAACACCGGCGATGCCCAGCTGCGCAAAGCATACCGCGACCATTACCAAGATTTAGAAGATTATTTCACAAAAACATTCACACGCAGTGGTGCCGGGATCATTAAAACGGGTACACACGAAAGTTATGTTAAAAAATTATTGGCTTATTTTAAAGCACGCTAG
- a CDS encoding AAA family ATPase, with translation MEATTATTDIRSINDKIERESAFIDLLIAEMNKTIVGQKHMIDRLLIGLLGQGHILLEGVPGLAKTLAINTLAKAVHGSFSRIQFTPDLLPADVVGTMIYNVKVNDFSIKKGPVFANFILADEINRAPAKVQSALLEAMQEKQVTIGDTTHKLQKPFLVMATQNPVEQEGTYPLPEAQMDRFMLKTVIDYPKLEEERLVIRQNLAGTVPTINPVVSLEQIIRAQETVKEVYMDEKIEKYILDIIFATRYPEQFKLESLKPYISYGASPRGSINLATAAKCYAFIRRRGYVIPEDVRAVVLDVLRHRIGITYEAEADNITSVDIINKIVNEIEVP, from the coding sequence ATGGAAGCAACAACAGCCACTACTGACATTCGCTCAATAAACGACAAAATAGAACGTGAAAGCGCGTTTATTGACTTGCTTATTGCCGAAATGAACAAAACAATTGTGGGGCAAAAACACATGATTGATCGCTTACTAATTGGTTTGTTAGGGCAAGGACATATTTTATTGGAAGGTGTTCCCGGATTAGCTAAAACATTAGCAATTAACACCCTTGCCAAGGCGGTTCACGGATCGTTTAGCCGCATTCAGTTTACCCCAGATTTGTTACCTGCCGATGTGGTAGGTACTATGATTTACAACGTAAAAGTTAATGACTTTAGTATAAAAAAAGGACCGGTTTTCGCTAATTTTATTTTGGCCGATGAAATCAACCGTGCGCCTGCAAAAGTGCAATCTGCTTTGTTAGAAGCCATGCAAGAAAAACAAGTTACCATTGGCGATACCACCCATAAACTGCAAAAACCATTTTTGGTAATGGCTACGCAAAACCCAGTGGAACAAGAAGGAACGTACCCGCTGCCAGAAGCACAAATGGACCGTTTTATGTTGAAAACCGTGATTGATTATCCAAAATTAGAAGAAGAACGTTTGGTAATCCGTCAAAATTTAGCAGGAACCGTTCCAACGATTAATCCGGTGGTTAGTTTAGAACAAATCATTCGTGCACAAGAAACGGTGAAAGAGGTTTATATGGATGAAAAAATAGAAAAGTATATTCTAGACATCATCTTTGCAACCCGCTATCCGGAACAATTCAAATTAGAAAGTTTAAAACCTTATATAAGCTACGGTGCATCGCCTCGTGGATCTATCAATTTGGCAACCGCAGCAAAATGTTATGCATTTATCCGCCGCCGCGGTTATGTAATCCCAGAAGATGTACGTGCGGTTGTTTTAGATGTACTGCGCCACAGAATCGGAATTACTTACGAAGCCGAAGCAGACAACATTACAAGTGTGGACATCATTAACAAAATTGTAAACGAAATCGAAGTGCCTTAA
- a CDS encoding DUF5929 domain-containing protein, producing MINKRLLIKNLLAHHAENSFFDKKQQLNLHTLEGKAKFLKNVCSLSNSNPFNLSFILVGIEDEKSLIVGTDFYDDSHIQNLINAYLENPPQIQYENVIFPHLENGMVVGLVSIFPKKGKCFFKKRIYTIYEEASFSRIGSISHPEYLPPKINNSEIVDSILKVSVTNLKNTIDSVLYFMTQTHPDMKPKYQVFKEYFTVCWAGVEKVKKGETYLSRVDIELINEQVKIFYSALDEVSISYTENEFVITEYVKIGFRKNNRYIPFSVQKIIFSDSMTYQITSEIIFKTPEIDKRHLYHLYNYYTSILNKLKNNKRLHTIEQNDLQNLCYSFMLCYLHGFNNAKEVLITHKSVFKNSKYSFLYASFKEVMRILRKLKYETQNE from the coding sequence GTGATAAATAAACGGCTTTTAATTAAAAACTTGTTAGCGCATCATGCCGAGAATAGCTTCTTTGATAAGAAGCAACAGCTAAACTTACACACTTTAGAAGGAAAAGCCAAATTTTTAAAGAATGTTTGTTCACTTTCTAATTCAAATCCGTTCAATTTATCATTTATTTTGGTTGGAATTGAAGATGAAAAAAGCCTTATTGTGGGAACCGACTTTTACGATGACAGCCATATTCAGAATTTAATTAATGCTTATTTAGAAAATCCGCCGCAAATTCAATATGAAAATGTAATTTTTCCACATTTAGAAAACGGTATGGTGGTGGGCTTGGTGAGTATTTTTCCCAAAAAAGGAAAATGTTTTTTTAAAAAGCGCATTTATACGATCTACGAAGAAGCGTCTTTTTCGCGCATTGGCAGTATATCGCATCCGGAATATCTTCCGCCTAAAATAAACAACAGTGAAATTGTTGATAGTATCTTAAAAGTTTCGGTCACCAATTTAAAAAATACTATTGATAGCGTGTTGTATTTTATGACTCAAACACATCCGGATATGAAACCAAAGTACCAAGTTTTTAAAGAATATTTCACGGTGTGCTGGGCGGGAGTTGAAAAAGTTAAGAAAGGCGAAACCTATCTTTCTAGAGTTGATATTGAATTAATTAATGAACAGGTTAAGATTTTTTATTCGGCATTGGATGAAGTTTCCATTAGCTATACTGAAAATGAATTTGTGATAACAGAATATGTGAAAATTGGATTCCGTAAAAACAACCGCTACATTCCTTTTAGCGTGCAGAAAATTATTTTTAGCGATTCAATGACCTATCAAATTACATCGGAAATCATCTTTAAAACGCCCGAAATTGATAAACGCCATTTGTATCATCTATACAATTATTACACATCCATCTTAAATAAATTAAAAAACAACAAACGCTTACATACAATTGAGCAAAACGATTTGCAAAATCTTTGTTATTCGTTTATGTTGTGTTATCTTCACGGTTTTAATAATGCCAAAGAGGTGCTTATCACTCACAAAAGCGTATTTAAAAACAGTAAATACTCTTTTTTGTATGCCTCTTTTAAAGAAGTAATGCGCATTTTGCGTAAGCTAAAATACGAAACCCAAAATGAGTAA
- a CDS encoding metallophosphoesterase yields MSNTFVIGDIHGGLKALQQVLNRANVTTNDKLIFLGDYVDGWSETPAVLDFLMDLSATYSCVFMQGNHEEMLLKWLKKEDDNELWRFHGGEATVQAYQNISLRVIEKHIAFLQQLKEYYIDDQNRLFIHAGFTHLKGVTFEYFRGMFWWDRTLWETAMAVDGNLSPNNLRYPQRLRLYKEIFVGHTPVIRFGASAPMNFANVWNVDTGAAFTGKLSILNVDTKAYWQSDALTDLYPNEKGRN; encoded by the coding sequence ATGAGTAACACATTTGTAATTGGCGATATACACGGTGGCTTAAAAGCATTGCAACAGGTTTTAAACCGTGCAAATGTCACTACCAATGATAAGTTGATTTTTTTAGGCGATTATGTGGATGGATGGAGCGAAACACCCGCTGTTTTAGATTTTTTGATGGATTTATCGGCAACGTATTCGTGTGTTTTTATGCAAGGAAATCACGAGGAAATGCTGCTGAAATGGTTAAAAAAAGAAGACGACAACGAATTGTGGCGTTTTCATGGTGGCGAAGCTACCGTTCAGGCCTATCAAAATATTTCGTTGCGGGTTATTGAAAAACACATCGCATTTTTGCAGCAATTAAAGGAATATTATATCGATGACCAAAACAGGCTGTTTATACATGCCGGTTTTACCCATTTGAAAGGCGTTACATTTGAATACTTTAGAGGAATGTTTTGGTGGGATCGCACGCTTTGGGAAACAGCCATGGCAGTTGATGGTAATTTAAGCCCGAACAATCTGCGCTATCCACAACGTTTAAGGCTATACAAAGAAATATTTGTGGGGCACACACCCGTGATTCGCTTTGGGGCATCGGCTCCCATGAATTTTGCAAATGTGTGGAACGTGGATACAGGCGCAGCATTTACCGGAAAACTGTCTATTTTGAATGTGGATACCAAAGCATATTGGCAAAGCGATGCCCTGACCGATTTATATCCCAATGAAAAAGGAAGAAATTAA
- a CDS encoding autotransporter outer membrane beta-barrel domain-containing protein: MKRLALAVCALGSTLGVQAQALNEVELNIFNTIVNQSVEIGYEHFIDQDQSIGADLLINDRFSYYGQNKKEGKFKQFNTNAIAVNYSFYFGGKEGEHASGFYAQPFLKYRFGDYEHDVEIAQGVYQRQTVDMNSLIIGVGGGYKLVKNDAFTVAPFVNIGRNFKQEVADEFMGVELNAGINIGYRF, translated from the coding sequence ATGAAAAGATTAGCATTAGCAGTTTGTGCTTTGGGTAGTACGCTAGGCGTGCAAGCACAAGCTTTAAACGAAGTAGAATTAAACATTTTTAATACCATTGTAAATCAATCAGTTGAAATTGGATACGAACATTTTATTGATCAAGATCAGTCAATCGGTGCCGATTTATTGATTAACGATCGTTTTTCTTACTACGGACAAAACAAAAAAGAAGGAAAGTTTAAACAATTCAACACCAATGCGATTGCTGTAAATTATAGTTTTTATTTTGGTGGAAAAGAAGGTGAGCACGCATCGGGCTTTTATGCACAACCGTTTTTAAAATACCGTTTTGGTGATTACGAACACGATGTGGAAATTGCACAAGGAGTTTATCAAAGACAAACCGTTGACATGAATTCGTTGATTATTGGTGTAGGTGGCGGATACAAATTGGTTAAAAACGATGCCTTTACAGTAGCACCATTTGTAAACATTGGTAGAAACTTTAAGCAAGAAGTTGCCGATGAGTTTATGGGCGTTGAATTGAACGCAGGTATCAATATTGGTTACCGATTTTAG
- a CDS encoding TraR/DksA family transcriptional regulator yields the protein MEKENVQVRYSDAELAEFKEIILKKIEKAQADLDLIKSAYMNDLNNGTDDTSPTFKAFEEGSETLSKEANSQLATRQEKFLRDLRNALVRIENKTYGICRVTGKLIEKERLKLVPHATMSMEAKLQQR from the coding sequence ATGGAAAAGGAAAACGTACAAGTTCGATACTCAGATGCTGAATTAGCAGAGTTCAAAGAAATCATCCTTAAAAAGATAGAAAAAGCACAAGCCGATTTAGATTTAATTAAAAGTGCTTATATGAACGATTTAAACAATGGTACCGATGATACATCGCCTACATTTAAAGCGTTTGAAGAAGGCAGCGAAACCTTGTCTAAAGAAGCAAATTCGCAATTGGCTACCCGCCAAGAAAAGTTTTTACGCGATTTGCGAAATGCTTTGGTGCGCATTGAAAACAAAACTTACGGAATTTGCCGTGTAACCGGTAAATTAATCGAAAAAGAGCGTCTTAAATTGGTTCCACATGCCACAATGAGCATGGAAGCTAAGTTGCAGCAACGATAG